A region of Campylobacter armoricus DNA encodes the following proteins:
- the dnaA gene encoding chromosomal replication initiator protein DnaA, producing the protein MNIKDFLLEFKTEISDNEYNTYISHLQFSEKLSKNNILVFIAPNHFLAKFIQTKYAQKLAYFYEVKTGINPQIKITTNNQKIENNNNFNIDISQIKFQSTILNPSFTFESFVVGDSNQYAYATCKAITSKNKLGKLYNPIFIYGPTGLGKTHLLQAVGNICLDNGYKVIYATSDNFINDFTSHLNNKTMNKFHEKYKSCDVLLIDDVQFLGKTDKIQEEFFFTFNEIKEKFGQIIMTSDNPPNMLKGITERLKSRFANGIIADITPPQLDTKIAIIKKKCEFNAIDLDSQVISYIATSMGDNIREIEGMITNLNAQARLFNQKITLEIVKSFMKDHIKETKENINVEDILSEVSKSYNLKSNDIKSNKKTQNIVMARRVVIFLARELTTMSMPQLARFFNMKDHTAISHNIKKIQELMNENENLKAIIDELRNKILTKIKSM; encoded by the coding sequence ATGAATATAAAAGATTTTTTACTTGAGTTTAAAACAGAAATTAGTGATAATGAATATAACACTTATATTTCACATTTACAATTTAGTGAAAAATTAAGCAAAAATAATATATTAGTATTTATTGCACCTAATCATTTTTTAGCTAAATTTATACAAACAAAATACGCACAAAAATTAGCTTATTTTTATGAAGTAAAAACAGGAATTAATCCTCAAATAAAAATAACAACAAACAATCAAAAAATAGAGAATAATAATAATTTTAATATAGACATTTCTCAAATTAAATTCCAAAGCACTATTTTAAATCCATCTTTTACTTTTGAAAGTTTTGTTGTAGGTGATTCTAATCAATACGCTTATGCAACTTGTAAAGCCATTACAAGTAAAAACAAATTAGGAAAATTATACAATCCTATTTTTATATATGGACCTACAGGACTTGGTAAAACACATTTACTTCAAGCAGTAGGTAATATATGCTTAGATAATGGATATAAAGTTATTTATGCTACAAGTGATAATTTTATCAATGATTTTACTTCACATTTAAATAATAAAACTATGAATAAATTTCATGAAAAATATAAAAGTTGCGATGTATTGCTTATAGATGATGTGCAATTTTTAGGTAAAACTGACAAAATTCAAGAAGAATTTTTTTTCACATTTAATGAAATAAAAGAAAAATTTGGCCAAATCATAATGACAAGTGATAATCCACCAAATATGCTAAAAGGCATAACAGAACGCTTAAAAAGTCGTTTTGCAAATGGAATTATTGCAGATATTACTCCACCTCAACTTGATACAAAAATCGCAATTATTAAGAAAAAATGTGAATTTAATGCTATTGATCTTGACTCACAAGTAATTAGTTATATTGCTACTTCTATGGGTGATAATATCAGAGAAATCGAAGGAATGATTACAAATTTAAATGCTCAAGCAAGACTTTTTAATCAAAAAATCACTTTAGAAATCGTTAAAAGTTTTATGAAAGATCACATTAAAGAAACAAAAGAAAATATCAATGTTGAAGATATATTAAGTGAAGTTTCAAAAAGTTATAATCTCAAATCAAATGATATAAAATCAAACAAAAAAACACAAAATATAGTTATGGCAAGAAGAGTTGTGATATTTTTAGCAAGAGAACTTACAACTATGTCTATGCCTCAACTTGCTAGATTTTTTAATATGAAAGATCATACTGCAATTTCGCATAATATTAAAAAAATTCAAGAATTAATGAATGAGAATGAAAATTTAAAAGCCATCATAGATGAATTAAGAAATAAAATCCTAACAAAAATAAAAAGTATGTGA
- the dnaN gene encoding DNA polymerase III subunit beta — translation MKISINKNTLESAIVLTNSYVDKKDSSNIASHLLFEVIEDKLIIRASDYEIGINYKIKKIKVESAGFATANAKSILDIIKSLNNEDVVLETIENFLFIRQKGTKYKLPMFNYEDFPNFPSTEGKDKFDIDSSDLSRSLKKILPAIDTNNPKYSLNGALLDIKTTHISFVGTDTKRLAVFTLNKTNEKEFNLCIPKKAILEMQKIFFEKIEIYYDENILIAKNDNFEFFTKLINDKFPDYERVIPKNITKEFIFKTEEFMDALKKINVITEKMKLYFHKNKLIFEGISLDNMEAKTELEIELNIDEEFNLCIKNKFLTDFLNSIESETFKLSINEPHMAFLVSSEELQTVIMPVIL, via the coding sequence ATGAAAATTAGCATTAACAAAAACACTCTTGAATCAGCCATAGTTTTAACTAACTCTTATGTAGATAAAAAAGACTCAAGCAATATTGCTTCTCACTTACTTTTTGAAGTAATAGAAGATAAATTAATCATAAGAGCAAGTGATTATGAAATAGGAATTAACTATAAAATCAAAAAAATTAAAGTTGAAAGTGCAGGTTTTGCAACTGCTAATGCTAAAAGTATTTTAGATATTATTAAAAGTTTAAATAATGAAGATGTTGTTTTAGAAACTATAGAAAATTTTCTCTTTATAAGACAAAAAGGAACAAAATATAAACTTCCTATGTTTAATTATGAAGATTTCCCAAATTTTCCAAGTACTGAAGGAAAAGATAAATTCGATATTGACTCAAGTGATTTAAGTAGATCTTTAAAAAAAATCTTACCTGCTATTGATACAAATAATCCAAAATATTCTTTAAATGGTGCATTATTAGATATAAAAACCACTCATATTAGCTTCGTAGGAACAGATACAAAGCGTTTAGCTGTATTCACATTAAATAAAACTAATGAAAAAGAATTTAATCTTTGTATCCCTAAAAAAGCTATCTTAGAAATGCAAAAAATATTTTTTGAAAAAATTGAAATTTATTATGATGAAAATATACTTATTGCAAAAAATGATAATTTTGAATTCTTTACAAAACTTATTAATGACAAATTTCCTGATTATGAAAGAGTAATTCCAAAAAATATTACTAAAGAATTTATTTTTAAAACTGAAGAATTTATGGATGCATTAAAAAAAATCAATGTAATTACTGAAAAAATGAAATTATATTTTCACAAAAACAAACTTATTTTTGAAGGTATTAGTTTAGATAATATGGAAGCAAAAACAGAACTTGAAATAGAACTTAATATAGATGAAGAATTTAATCTTTGTATAAAAAATAAATTTCTTACAGACTTTTTAAATTCTATTGAAAGCGAAACTTTTAAATTAAGTATTAATGAGCCTCATATGGCATTTTTAGTTTCAAGTGAAGAATTACAAACTGTGATTATGCCAGTAATTTTATAA